In a genomic window of Jaculus jaculus isolate mJacJac1 chromosome 8, mJacJac1.mat.Y.cur, whole genome shotgun sequence:
- the Mafb gene encoding transcription factor MafB, which yields MAAELSMGPELPTSPLAMEYVNDFDLLKFDVKKEPLGRTERPGRPCTRLQPAGSVSSTPLSTPCSSVPSSPSFSPTEQKTHLEDLYWMASSYQQMNPEALNLTPEDAVEALIGSHPVPQPLPTFDGFRGAHHHHHHHHPHPHHGYPGAGVAHDELGPHAHPHHHHHHQASPPPSSAASPAQQLPTSHPGGPGPHAAAAATAAGGNGSVEDRFSDDQLVSMSVRELNRHLRGFTKDEVIRLKQKRRTLKNRGYAQSCRYKRVQQKHHLENEKTQLIQQVEQLKQEVSRLARERDAYKVKCEKLANSGFREAGSTSDSPSSPEFFL from the coding sequence ATGGCCGCGGAGCTGAGCATGGGGCCAGAGCTGCCCACCAGCCCGCTGGCCATGGAGTACGTCAACGACTTCGATCTGCTCAAGTTCGACGTGAAGAAGGAGCCGCTGGGACGTACGGAGCGTCCCGGCCGGCCCTGTACGCGCCTGCAGCCCGCAGGCTCGGTGTCCTCCACCCCGCTCAGCACACCGTGTAGCTCGGTGCCTTCGTCGCCCAGCTTCAGCCCCACCGAGCAGAAGACGCACCTCGAGGACCTGTACTGGATGGCGAGCAGCTATCAGCAGATGAACCCCGAAGCGCTCAACCTGACCCCGGAGGACGCGGTGGAGGCGCTTATCGGCTCGCACCCCGTGCCACAGCCGCTGCCGACCTTCGACGGCTTCCGCGGGgcgcaccaccaccaccaccaccaccacccgcaTCCGCACCACGGCTACCCCGGTGCCGGCGTGGCGCACGATGAGCTGGGTCCCCACGCGCACCcgcaccatcaccaccatcaccaagcGTCGCCACCGCCGTCCAGCGCCGCTAGTCCCGCGCAACAGCTGCCCACCAGTCACCCGGGGGGGCCGGGGCCGCACGCGGCGGCCGCAGCGACGGCGGCAGGTGGCAACGGCAGCGTGGAGGACCGCTTCTCCGACGACCAGCTGGTGTCCATGTCGGTGCGTGAGCTGAACCGTCACCTGCGGGGCTTCACCAAGGACGAGGTGATCCGCCTGAAGCAGAAGCGGCGGACCTTGAAGAACCGCGGCTACGCCCAGTCGTGCAGGTATAAACGCGTCCAGCAGAAACACCACCTGGAGAACGAAAAGACGCAGCTCATTCAGCAGGTGGAGCAGCTTAAGCAGGAGGTGTCCCGGCTGGCCCGCGAGAGAGACGCCTACAAGGTCAAGTGCGAGAAACTCGCCAACTCCGGCTTCAGGGAGGCGGGCTCCACCAGCGACAGCCCCTCCTCTCCAGAGTTCTTTCTGTGA